Genomic DNA from Oligoflexus sp.:
ATTCGGATACCTTCTACAAGACCAAGGAATCGGGCGGTACCCTGATCAGTTCGGCCTATAAACTGGCTCTGAAATTGATCGAGGACGGCTTCAATCCTCATGAATGGAACATCTACCTGTTCCACTTCTCGGATGGTGACAACTGGTCGGGCAACGATACCGCGGATTGTATGAAGATCCTCGAATCGAGTCTTTTGCCGGTTTCCAACATGTTCTGTTACGGTCAGGTGGAATCCCGCTATGGATCGGGCCAGTTCCTCCGCGATCTGCACAAACACTTCGGGGAAGCCAACGAAGGCATCACGACCTGTCAGATCAAAGACCGTGACGCGATCATGGATGCACTCAAGATCTTTTTAGGCAAGGGGAGGTAAGCATGGTCTACAACACCCAACTGACTCCCGAGCTGCGTGACCTGGCCGCTTCCATTCAGGAAGCCGCGAAGCGCGCAGGCCTGGATTTCTTTGAAACGATTTTTGAACTGGTTGACTACAAGCAGCTGAACGAAATCGCCGCCTATGGCGGCTTCCCCACCCGCTATCCGCACTGGCGCTTTGGGATGGACTACGAGCGTCTGTCCAAGAGCTACACCTACGGTCTGTCGGTGATCTATGAAATGGTGATCAATAACGATCCGTGCTACGCCTACCTTCTGCGCGCCAATAACATGGTTTCGCAGAAGACGGTGATCGCGCACGTTTTCGGTCACTGTGATTTCTTCAAGAACAACTACTGGTTCAGCAAAACCAATCGGAAGATGCTGGATCAGATGGCCAACCATGCCTCGGTGATCCGCCGCTTCATCGAAGACGTCGGTCATGACGAGGTCGAAGATTACATTGACTGCTGTCTGTCGCTGGAAAACCTCATTGATATCTATGCACCCTTCAATCAGCCCGCGCGGAACGTGACGCCAGCCAATTACGAAGATGAGACCGAGCACTATCGTGGCGAGCCCGTGCATAAGCTCACGTCCAGTAGAAAATACATGGACAGCTACATCAACCCGAA
This window encodes:
- a CDS encoding SpoVR family protein, coding for MVYNTQLTPELRDLAASIQEAAKRAGLDFFETIFELVDYKQLNEIAAYGGFPTRYPHWRFGMDYERLSKSYTYGLSVIYEMVINNDPCYAYLLRANNMVSQKTVIAHVFGHCDFFKNNYWFSKTNRKMLDQMANHASVIRRFIEDVGHDEVEDYIDCCLSLENLIDIYAPFNQPARNVTPANYEDETEHYRGEPVHKLTSSRKYMDSYINPNEFLEGQKAKNEEKAKRKKNFPEHPERDVLKFLLEYAPLNSWQKRVLGIIRDESYYFAP